Sequence from the Desulfobacterales bacterium genome:
TTCAAACGGGGCAATGGCTCTTTCGTGAAGGAGAAGTTGCTGATAATTTGTTCATCCTCAAAAGTGGTGCCATAGAATTACTGACCACCGTTGATGATGTTGAGCTTCCGATTAACATCGTCAGAAATGAAGGCGAATGTTTTGGAACATCAACCATGGTTTCGCCTCACCAATACAGCTTGTCAGCCCGCTGTGCTGAGAATGCAATATTGCTGTGTATGGAAAAAACAGCCCTTGATAAACTGTTAAAGGAAGATCATGAAGTGGAACATACAATCCTGGCCAATCTAGCAAAGCATTTCCTGGATCGGCTCAAAGAAACGCGCCAGGAATTAAAGATTCATTTTAAGACTATCTTTAAATCCATACACCATTAGATTTGACAGGCAGATCGGCCAAAGATTGTTCACCGCAAAGACGCAGAGGCCGCAAAGGGTATTTTTCTGATTCCTTTTCGGTGACCAGCCGTCGCTTTCAGCTATGGCCTGGCAGGGACGCCGAAAAGAAATAAACCCAAGCCCTTCGGGCACGGGCAAATCTATTTTACATCTAGCAGTAAAAGCAAGATGCTGCCAATAATGCATAGGCTTGTTCTTTGAATAAT
This genomic interval carries:
- a CDS encoding cyclic nucleotide-binding domain-containing protein; its protein translation is MDIIRAETTPPKKIRLSGRPKHNRQRFLPSEAIFTRANLFTHGGSGLKKGGAMQLSSCYLFEGLSESQINHLITIGTETHIQTGQWLFREGEVADNLFILKSGAIELLTTVDDVELPINIVRNEGECFGTSTMVSPHQYSLSARCAENAILLCMEKTALDKLLKEDHEVEHTILANLAKHFLDRLKETRQELKIHFKTIFKSIHH